GCAAGCATTAGAGCCACCACCAACACAGGCATAGAGACGATCAGGGAATTTACCAAACTGTGCCACACTTTGTTCCCGTACTTCATTGCCTATCACAGATTGGAAAAAAGCCACCATTTCTGGAAAGGGTGCGCAGCCACAAGATGTACCAATTAAATAATGACTTTCTTCATGACTGGAAGACCAATCTCGTAAAGCTTCATCGAGTGCGTCTCGTAGAGTTTGTGCTCCTGTGGTAACTGGAACGACTTCAGCCCCAAGTTGTTTCATCCAGAAGACATTAGGGTATTGCCTTTCTATGTCTTTCGCGCCCATATAAATGGTGCACTCTAGTCCCAAACGTGCCGCCACTAACGCGGTAGCGATACCGTGTTGACCAGCTCCTGTTTCGGCGATGACACGTTTTTTCCCCATGCGTTTCACTAACAAACCTTGACCAATAACATTGTTCATTTTGTGAGCGCCACTGTGATTGAGATCTTCACGTTTTAAATAAATGCGTGCGCCGCCAAAGTATTCTGTCAGGTTAGCGCAAAAAGTGAGGGGCGTTGGACGCCCAGAAAACTCTTGCCATTGTTGGTTGAGTTCCGCAAGAAAAGAGGGGTCTTGTTTTGCTTCTTCAAAGGCTCGCAAGATTTGTT
The window above is part of the Marinomonas sp. THO17 genome. Proteins encoded here:
- the trpB gene encoding tryptophan synthase subunit beta, with product MQSNNGFYGQFGGSYIPEILFASQQQILRAFEEAKQDPSFLAELNQQWQEFSGRPTPLTFCANLTEYFGGARIYLKREDLNHSGAHKMNNVIGQGLLVKRMGKKRVIAETGAGQHGIATALVAARLGLECTIYMGAKDIERQYPNVFWMKQLGAEVVPVTTGAQTLRDALDEALRDWSSSHEESHYLIGTSCGCAPFPEMVAFFQSVIGNEVREQSVAQFGKFPDRLYACVGGGSNACGLFLPFVNDKEVAMVGVEAGGKGLALGEHSIRLSHNLGAPGIAQGFATMFLQDDHGQLQETHSIAAGLDYVGVSPIIAHLAETKRIEMTYAMDQDVVNACTLLLKKEGIIPALESSHALAGAFKDAAKLGKDQHIVINLSGRGDKDIFNVAKAVEDDTFPAFLQSYLASYPIREQGE